GTCGAGGAAGTGATATCGAGAACGTGATCGTCCTGATCGGCGACGGCATGGGGTTCGACCCGATCGAGGTCACGTCGGTCGTCCACGGCGATCTGTCGCTGCAGTCGATGACCGGCGTCGGCTACACTCGGACAAACTCCCGCAGCGGGGAGGTTACCGACTCCGCGGCGGCCGGGACCGCGCTCGCGACGGGCCACAAGGCGTTCAACGGACAGGTCTCCGTCCGCGGCGACGAGGACTACGAGGATCCGACGCCGCTGGTGACCCAGCTCGAGCTGGCACAGGCACAGGGGAAGGCGACAGGCTTGGTCTCGACGACCCGGATCACCCACGCGACGCCGGCCGTCTACGCCTCCCACGTCCCCGATCGCGACATGGAGGCGGCGATCGCACAGCAGTACGTCGAGAGCGACGTCGACGTGCTCATGGGCGGCGGTCGCCGCGAGTTCGACGACGCGTTGCTCGATCGGGCGCGGAACGCGGGCTACGAAGTCCTGTTCGACGAGAGCGACCTCGAAGCCGCCAGCGGCGATCGTTTGCTCGGCCTGTTCGACGACAGCCACATCACCTACACCCTCGACCGCGACGAGTCGATCCCCTCGCTGCCCGCGATGACCGCCGCCGCGGTCGACCGCCTCGAAGGGGGCGACGACGGCTTCTTCCTGATGGTCGAGGGCGGCCGGATCGATCACGCCGAACACGGCAACGACATCCAGACGACGGTCGCCGAGACGAAGGAGTTCGACGCGGTCGTCGACTGGGCGCTCGAGTACGCCGAGGGCCGCGACGACACGCTGGTCGTCGTCGCCTCCGACCACGAGACCGGCGGGCTGGCGACCGGCAACGACTACGGGTCGCCGATCGACGCGGAGGCGATCCGGAACGCGCGGGCGAGCAACGCGGCCATCGCCGAGTCTATCGAGGGCGGCAAACCGGTGCGCGAGACGGTCGAAGCGCACGTCGACGTCGACCTCACCGACGAGGACGTCGCGCGGATCGAGGACGTCGTCGGCGCCGACGATCCCTACGCCCTCTCGAACGAACTCGGGGCGGTCGTCTCCGACCACCTCGGCGTCTCGTGGGCCTCGAACGTCCACACCGGCCCGGCACAGACGGTCATGGCCGCCGGCGCCGACGTCGACCCGTTCAACGGCTGGATCCACCACACCGACCTCTCGGTGACCGTCACCGCACTGCTGCTGTTCGGTCGCCTCCCCGACGTCTCCGAGAACGAGCGCGAGGCCTGGGAACAAAAGGTCGTCAAGAACGGTCCGAAGGGCCGTCGCGACGCCGCCCTCGCCCTCGAATACGTCGGTCCCGTCACCGACGACGTGACGAAGGCGCTCGATCGCGACGGCAACGGCGTCGTCGAC
The DNA window shown above is from Halopiger xanaduensis SH-6 and carries:
- a CDS encoding alkaline phosphatase; the protein is MRRRQFVTALGATGLLGATGAVGAESAGGNGRRGSDIENVIVLIGDGMGFDPIEVTSVVHGDLSLQSMTGVGYTRTNSRSGEVTDSAAAGTALATGHKAFNGQVSVRGDEDYEDPTPLVTQLELAQAQGKATGLVSTTRITHATPAVYASHVPDRDMEAAIAQQYVESDVDVLMGGGRREFDDALLDRARNAGYEVLFDESDLEAASGDRLLGLFDDSHITYTLDRDESIPSLPAMTAAAVDRLEGGDDGFFLMVEGGRIDHAEHGNDIQTTVAETKEFDAVVDWALEYAEGRDDTLVVVASDHETGGLATGNDYGSPIDAEAIRNARASNAAIAESIEGGKPVRETVEAHVDVDLTDEDVARIEDVVGADDPYALSNELGAVVSDHLGVSWASNVHTGPAQTVMAAGADVDPFNGWIHHTDLSVTVTALLLFGRLPDVSENEREAWEQKVVKNGPKGRRDAALALEYVGPVTDDVTKALDRDGNGVVDYGDVLSILEGDSPSPSAKASHRREAPYSAHDV